One region of Halomicrobium sp. LC1Hm genomic DNA includes:
- a CDS encoding helix-turn-helix domain-containing protein, with amino-acid sequence MSKAAVEVGYYSEPRAATHEDVATAVGIAPTTAGSHLRKIESRVFGALVR; translated from the coding sequence ATGTCAAAGGCAGCCGTCGAAGTGGGATACTACAGCGAACCACGTGCAGCGACACACGAAGACGTCGCAACGGCTGTCGGGATTGCACCGACGACGGCTGGCTCACACCTCCGGAAAATCGAATCGCGAGTGTTCGGAGCGCTCGTTCGGTGA
- a CDS encoding cytochrome P450: MSTEVSYPPGPRGLPVIGNTVELSRDIFAFFEELRDEYGRIASYEVFGTDSCMVAHPDAIQQVLLDDHEAFEKGEVLTRNLADAMGEGLFVSGGEQWQSQRTQVQPAFYRDRLNTYVSEMRATAEETVKQWHNGRVVDVNDTMTATTMDVLGRTLFGVDVTENPIVSEASDAILARFDTSRFWSFLPDRLPTPTNRRYRQKLDELQQFVDTLAQQRRQQQPENRGDDLLSILVGFVEASDLTVEEFRDNMVTFLFAGHETTALGLTYTLLCLAQHPDEQATLRSEVDSVCDGSVTAGDLPELERMEHVIDEALRLYPPVYMFFREATRDVTLQGYDIPAGTTLVLPQWAVHRDPEWWEDPGAFRPDRFAGESDHPEYAYFPFGGGPRHCIGMRFARMEMKTVLATIISEYSFELASDPEPDLIASTNLKPDEPIKIELQEW; this comes from the coding sequence ATGAGCACAGAAGTGAGCTACCCACCCGGTCCGCGTGGACTGCCAGTCATCGGTAACACAGTCGAATTGAGCCGTGACATATTCGCGTTTTTCGAGGAGTTACGCGACGAGTACGGTCGCATCGCGAGCTACGAAGTGTTCGGGACAGATTCCTGTATGGTCGCTCATCCAGACGCGATTCAGCAAGTACTGCTCGACGACCACGAAGCCTTCGAGAAGGGCGAGGTCCTGACACGGAATCTCGCCGATGCGATGGGAGAGGGGCTGTTCGTTTCGGGTGGTGAGCAGTGGCAGAGTCAACGGACACAGGTCCAGCCGGCGTTCTACCGTGACCGGTTGAACACGTACGTCTCCGAGATGCGGGCCACTGCAGAAGAGACGGTCAAACAATGGCACAATGGGAGGGTCGTCGATGTCAACGACACGATGACCGCGACGACGATGGACGTGCTCGGACGGACGCTGTTCGGCGTGGACGTGACGGAGAATCCGATCGTCTCGGAGGCCTCAGATGCAATTCTCGCCCGGTTCGATACGAGCCGATTCTGGTCGTTCCTTCCGGACCGTCTCCCCACACCGACGAATCGCCGGTATCGACAGAAACTCGACGAACTTCAGCAGTTCGTCGACACGTTGGCCCAACAGCGTCGTCAGCAACAGCCCGAAAACCGCGGCGACGACTTGTTGTCGATCCTTGTGGGATTCGTCGAGGCAAGCGATCTGACAGTCGAAGAGTTCCGTGACAACATGGTCACGTTCCTCTTCGCCGGACACGAGACCACGGCACTCGGACTGACGTACACGCTTCTGTGTCTCGCCCAGCACCCCGACGAACAGGCCACACTCAGGTCAGAAGTCGACAGCGTCTGTGACGGGTCGGTGACTGCTGGGGACCTCCCGGAACTCGAACGAATGGAGCACGTGATCGACGAGGCGCTGCGTCTCTATCCGCCCGTGTACATGTTCTTCCGAGAAGCGACACGAGACGTGACGCTACAGGGATACGATATCCCAGCAGGCACGACACTGGTCCTGCCCCAATGGGCTGTCCACCGTGATCCAGAGTGGTGGGAGGATCCGGGAGCATTCCGTCCGGATCGATTCGCAGGCGAGTCCGACCACCCAGAGTACGCGTACTTCCCGTTCGGTGGTGGGCCCCGACACTGCATCGGGATGCGATTCGCTCGCATGGAGATGAAGACCGTCCTCGCGACGATCATCAGCGAGTACTCCTTCGAACTCGCGTCCGACCCGGAACCAGACCTGATCGCCAGTACGAACCTCAAGCCCGACGAACCGATCAAGATCGAACTACAAGAATGGTGA
- a CDS encoding antitoxin VapB family protein — translation MGTKHVRLDEDVYETIRARKHEDETFSEAVDRLVGGPSLLEIAGILSDEEADGFREAVDEVDAVDNKDLDELVDRFEGT, via the coding sequence ATGGGGACGAAGCACGTCCGGCTCGACGAAGACGTCTACGAGACGATCCGAGCGCGAAAACACGAGGACGAGACCTTCTCGGAGGCCGTCGATCGGCTCGTCGGCGGCCCCTCGCTGCTGGAGATCGCCGGTATCCTCTCGGACGAGGAAGCGGACGGGTTCCGTGAAGCAGTCGACGAGGTAGACGCCGTCGACAACAAGGATCTCGACGAGCTGGTCGACCGTTTCGAGGGCACATGA
- a CDS encoding site-specific integrase, with the protein MRRFAPFPAGFHAQLGYLLPGGTHAATGSKKMGTQDRLEDLEPEQGVQMYLSDRRNEVSAATLQSHGYRLERFLEWCDDEGIENLNGLSGRDIQTFKLARKAEGLSPATLKSQMDTLRVFLRFCASIDGVHDELPESVNSPSLSDDEKRGTDILKAEQAEKILAHRSKYDYASRKHVEIRVLWATGMRMGALRSLDLPDVHLQNQFIELHHRPDTGTPLKNNVRGEREVALDTTTTQILRDYIDENRVDSKDEHGREPMLTTKFGRASDNSVRAWMYQMTRPCEAGMGCPHGRDPDRCEAVDGQTRMSAAKCPDSVAPHAVRRGAITHHLQQDTPPRVVSDRMNVGRDTLSEHYDARTPREKMEQRRNHLPDI; encoded by the coding sequence GTGCGGCGCTTCGCGCCGTTCCCGGCGGGCTTCCACGCCCAGTTGGGATACCTACTCCCCGGCGGAACACACGCCGCAACCGGGAGCAAGAAAATGGGAACCCAAGACCGACTCGAAGACCTCGAACCCGAACAGGGCGTGCAAATGTACCTTAGCGACAGGCGCAATGAGGTGTCGGCTGCCACCCTTCAGTCGCACGGCTACCGACTCGAACGCTTCCTCGAATGGTGTGACGACGAAGGGATCGAGAACCTGAATGGTCTCAGTGGGCGCGACATCCAGACCTTCAAACTCGCACGGAAAGCAGAAGGATTGTCTCCGGCGACGCTGAAATCCCAGATGGACACTCTGCGTGTGTTCTTGCGGTTCTGCGCATCAATCGACGGCGTCCACGACGAACTCCCAGAGAGCGTCAACAGTCCTTCGCTGAGCGACGACGAAAAGCGTGGGACAGACATACTGAAAGCCGAACAGGCCGAGAAGATTCTCGCACACCGGAGCAAGTACGATTACGCATCGCGGAAACACGTCGAGATTCGCGTCCTTTGGGCCACAGGGATGCGGATGGGCGCGCTCCGCAGTCTCGACCTCCCAGATGTCCACCTACAGAACCAGTTCATCGAACTCCACCACAGGCCGGACACAGGAACACCCCTCAAAAACAACGTCCGCGGCGAACGTGAGGTCGCACTCGACACCACCACGACGCAGATTCTCCGCGATTACATCGACGAGAACCGGGTGGACTCGAAGGACGAGCACGGGCGCGAGCCGATGCTGACCACGAAGTTTGGTCGCGCATCCGATAACTCGGTGAGGGCGTGGATGTACCAGATGACGCGACCGTGCGAAGCCGGGATGGGCTGTCCGCACGGCAGGGATCCCGACCGCTGCGAGGCCGTCGACGGCCAGACGCGGATGAGCGCGGCGAAGTGTCCCGACTCGGTCGCCCCACACGCAGTCAGGAGGGGCGCGATCACCCACCACCTCCAACAGGACACACCACCCCGCGTGGTCAGTGACAGGATGAACGTGGGACGGGACACGCTCTCGGAGCACTACGACGCCCGGACGCCGAGGGAGAAGATGGAGCAGAGACGCAACCACCTCCCCGACATCTGA
- a CDS encoding Eco57I restriction-modification methylase domain-containing protein, whose amino-acid sequence MASDQKRHGQTYTPEPISRALSRWAIQSADDSVLEPSVGEGRFVFDAYHRLEELGAESKETRNQIHGLDIDADAVDTLQQRAREEFGGEFPNISAGNLFDSDFPEVDALIGNPPYVIRHRFEDAEEIIERFSEYDFSDQSDLYVYFLLQATQFLKPGGRMAMIVSNSWMKRKYGEEFKEFLLNEFHIHALIGFQERVFDDLANSVCIIAEKRPNTIRIPAKNDVRFIQAESEDIFNGDEKSLDELADAAIQSARVPQRALDAGDYWDIWLRAPLVFESIKNSDDFTALSDFATPSIGVQTLHKDFYILSDSEPEVDEIEDEFLRPIAYSSRDHQDPTIRPPDCKYHVFWCSQPKDELEGTRVLEYIEAAENRTIEKRYSDETYDGLHNKTRIRKANREPWYNLIDEAERRLPSQILLPRRVYENYTAVWNADAVVPNENFLATTVERDEDVKPLLAYLNSQLGELNLRLAGQVYGGGVCDLNVSSSKTIQTLDLDALTDADRDRLTTAFDEFAETADRGVLDEAVYTILGYTDEERQEIQDALELAVEESVNKD is encoded by the coding sequence ATGGCCTCTGACCAGAAACGCCACGGGCAAACCTATACTCCTGAGCCGATCTCGAGGGCACTCTCGCGTTGGGCGATCCAATCCGCCGATGACTCGGTGTTGGAGCCCTCGGTCGGTGAGGGCCGGTTCGTCTTCGATGCCTACCACAGACTCGAGGAGCTGGGGGCCGAGAGCAAGGAGACTCGGAACCAGATCCACGGACTCGATATTGACGCTGATGCCGTCGACACGCTTCAGCAGCGGGCACGCGAAGAGTTCGGTGGCGAATTCCCCAACATCTCGGCTGGAAACCTGTTCGACTCGGACTTCCCAGAGGTGGACGCACTCATCGGCAATCCACCATACGTCATCCGCCACCGCTTCGAGGACGCCGAGGAAATCATCGAACGCTTCTCAGAATACGATTTCTCCGATCAGAGCGACCTCTACGTCTACTTCCTGCTTCAGGCCACCCAATTCCTCAAACCCGGCGGTCGGATGGCGATGATCGTCTCCAACTCGTGGATGAAGCGGAAGTACGGTGAGGAGTTCAAGGAGTTCCTCCTCAACGAATTCCACATTCACGCCCTCATCGGCTTCCAAGAGCGGGTGTTTGACGATCTCGCCAACAGCGTCTGCATCATCGCTGAGAAACGGCCAAACACGATCCGGATCCCGGCGAAGAACGACGTTCGGTTCATCCAAGCGGAGAGCGAGGACATCTTCAACGGCGACGAGAAGTCGCTTGACGAACTCGCGGACGCCGCAATCCAGTCCGCACGTGTCCCACAGCGTGCCCTCGACGCCGGCGACTACTGGGACATCTGGCTCCGTGCGCCCCTCGTCTTCGAGTCCATCAAGAACAGCGACGACTTCACCGCACTCAGCGACTTCGCAACGCCTTCAATCGGCGTCCAGACCCTTCACAAGGACTTCTACATCCTGTCTGACTCCGAACCGGAAGTCGACGAGATTGAGGACGAGTTCCTCCGCCCCATCGCTTACTCGTCGCGCGACCACCAAGACCCCACCATCCGACCCCCGGACTGCAAGTACCACGTCTTCTGGTGTTCGCAGCCGAAAGACGAGTTGGAAGGGACGCGTGTCCTCGAGTACATCGAGGCCGCAGAAAACCGCACGATTGAGAAGCGGTACAGCGACGAGACGTACGACGGTCTCCACAACAAGACTCGGATTCGGAAGGCCAACCGCGAGCCGTGGTACAACCTCATCGACGAGGCGGAACGTCGCCTTCCCTCCCAGATCCTGCTCCCCCGCCGGGTCTACGAGAACTACACAGCCGTATGGAACGCGGATGCGGTCGTGCCCAACGAGAACTTCCTCGCCACGACCGTCGAACGCGACGAAGACGTCAAGCCGCTCCTCGCGTACCTGAACTCGCAACTCGGCGAGCTGAACCTCCGGCTCGCCGGACAGGTGTACGGTGGTGGCGTGTGTGACCTCAACGTCTCCTCATCGAAGACCATCCAGACGCTCGACCTCGACGCGCTGACCGATGCGGATCGCGACCGCCTGACTACGGCGTTCGACGAGTTCGCGGAAACAGCCGACCGTGGCGTCCTTGATGAGGCGGTGTACACGATCCTCGGGTACACCGACGAGGAGCGACAGGAGATTCAGGATGCCCTCGAACTCGCCGTCGAGGAGTCCGTGAACAAGGATTAG
- the trmY gene encoding tRNA (pseudouridine(54)-N(1))-methyltransferase TrmY, which yields MRQFVIIGHDAPTTPDFSLDDLAGAAGRLDVLCRCVSAAVFLSHDVREAVRVHLVLGDEYTVTVDSDTVRRLNPDERSTAALIRTALEEREEAIGHVPVETSPGISLTRRGFEGTLEDVATAGTVVQLHADGDPVVDARPPTDPVFVLSDHRDFTDAEQALLDDTVDRRLSLGPQPLHANHAITVAHNFLDTDGYRSTE from the coding sequence ATGCGCCAGTTCGTCATCATCGGCCACGACGCCCCCACGACGCCCGACTTCTCGCTGGACGATCTCGCGGGGGCGGCGGGGCGGCTCGACGTGCTCTGTCGGTGTGTCTCGGCCGCCGTCTTCCTCAGTCACGACGTCCGCGAGGCGGTGCGCGTCCATCTCGTGCTGGGCGACGAGTACACGGTCACCGTCGACAGCGACACGGTCCGGCGGCTCAACCCGGACGAGCGCTCGACGGCGGCCCTGATCCGCACGGCCCTCGAAGAGCGCGAGGAAGCCATCGGCCACGTGCCAGTCGAAACCTCGCCCGGCATCTCGCTGACCCGCCGGGGATTCGAGGGGACGCTCGAAGACGTGGCGACGGCGGGGACGGTCGTCCAGTTGCACGCCGACGGCGATCCCGTCGTCGACGCGAGGCCGCCGACCGATCCGGTGTTCGTCCTCTCGGATCACCGAGACTTCACCGACGCCGAGCAGGCCCTGCTGGACGACACCGTCGACCGACGGCTCTCGCTTGGGCCACAGCCGTTACACGCCAACCACGCGATCACCGTCGCCCACAACTTCCTCGACACCGACGGCTACCGGTCCACCGAGTGA
- a CDS encoding alpha/beta hydrolase, producing the protein MSELSPTDDVPGPHGGRPIVTAGAPRGATEAVVLALHGRGATAQGIVALLDPISHHGVTVVAPDAHRSRWYPYAGTQPIERNEPHVSSALAVVEALLEHVVETFGVDRDHVVLVGFSQGACVAAEFAARNPDRYGGVAVLSGTLLGPALDSGGYVGTLDGTPVLVASGDEDPHVSADRARATAEVFRSLDGDVTDTTGCKSVNDFATPGWRRSSRSYSRQYERRYEGVGHEVTDDEFDFLGSLLETLVDS; encoded by the coding sequence ATGAGCGAGCTCAGTCCTACTGACGACGTGCCCGGCCCCCACGGCGGCCGGCCGATCGTCACCGCGGGCGCGCCCCGAGGAGCCACGGAAGCCGTCGTCCTCGCGCTCCACGGCCGGGGCGCGACCGCACAGGGCATCGTTGCCCTCCTCGATCCGATCTCCCACCACGGCGTCACCGTCGTCGCCCCTGACGCCCACCGAAGCAGGTGGTATCCCTACGCTGGCACCCAGCCGATCGAGCGCAACGAACCACACGTCTCGTCTGCCCTCGCCGTCGTCGAGGCCCTCCTCGAACACGTCGTCGAGACCTTCGGCGTGGACCGCGACCACGTCGTCCTCGTCGGCTTCTCGCAGGGGGCCTGCGTCGCCGCAGAGTTCGCCGCCCGAAACCCCGACCGGTACGGCGGCGTAGCCGTCCTCAGTGGCACGCTGCTCGGTCCGGCCCTGGATTCCGGGGGCTACGTAGGGACGCTCGACGGGACGCCGGTGCTCGTGGCCTCGGGCGACGAGGATCCACACGTCTCCGCCGACCGGGCGCGAGCCACTGCGGAAGTGTTCAGGTCGCTCGATGGCGATGTGACTGATACTACCGGCTGTAAATCTGTGAACGATTTCGCCACCCCGGGGTGGCGAAGATCTTCACGAAGTTACAGTCGGCAGTATGAGCGTCGCTACGAGGGCGTGGGCCACGAGGTCACCGACGACGAGTTCGATTTTCTGGGGTCGCTGCTCGAAACGCTGGTCGACAGCTGA
- a CDS encoding type II toxin-antitoxin system VapC family toxin yields MILDTSFLIDLMNGQTDAVTKAGQLDSNPVVERIPAQVVYELYVGVGYTETPEAEVEKIQSIVDTRPVEETTPEIARLAGRLNGSLKRQGQTVSTGDILIGATARHYDEPVVTGNPTDFEPIPDLQIERY; encoded by the coding sequence ATGATCCTCGATACGTCGTTTTTGATCGATCTAATGAACGGACAGACCGACGCCGTAACGAAGGCCGGTCAGCTGGACTCGAATCCCGTTGTCGAACGAATTCCCGCGCAGGTCGTGTACGAGTTGTACGTCGGTGTCGGATACACCGAGACGCCCGAAGCGGAGGTCGAGAAGATCCAGTCGATCGTCGACACTCGCCCCGTCGAGGAGACAACGCCGGAGATCGCGCGTCTCGCTGGCCGGCTCAACGGGTCACTGAAGCGTCAGGGGCAGACGGTCTCGACCGGAGATATACTGATCGGAGCGACTGCACGCCACTACGACGAGCCGGTCGTTACCGGCAACCCCACCGATTTCGAACCGATCCCCGACCTCCAGATCGAGCGATACTGA
- a CDS encoding serine hydrolase, whose amino-acid sequence MADRIGTTTPGATIAIVSGETPILTKGYGTANTDVDAPVRANETVFRVGSVGKLVTYTAVMQGVEQGVLDLDTDVNSYLGDSTVSVPETDDDPVTLRHLGTHTAGFESLLDPDIVADPAAVDSLESVLVDQQPERIRPPGELVGYSNYGAGLAGHIVARAHDTTFEDYVQSEIFEPLEMTHSTFAQPVPSDQPGTLAAPHIRDGESFLPADDVYINMRAAGSLSATATDMAAFMQAHLSDGAFGDGQILDAETVDTMHSRHHVRHPAVTNWRYGFHEYGDSNANLVGHSGATVNFTSYLLLAPDHDIGIFVAYNSKPSELRGHEEKAPTFRAGMNPTTPTQSTVRLLGWIFHAPIHTLK is encoded by the coding sequence ATGGCCGACCGGATCGGGACGACGACGCCCGGAGCCACCATCGCAATCGTCTCGGGGGAGACACCGATCCTCACCAAAGGCTACGGCACTGCAAACACCGACGTGGACGCCCCAGTTCGGGCCAACGAGACGGTGTTCCGTGTCGGATCAGTCGGCAAACTCGTAACCTACACGGCGGTGATGCAGGGTGTCGAACAAGGTGTACTCGATCTCGACACCGACGTCAACTCGTATCTCGGCGACTCCACTGTCTCGGTTCCGGAGACGGACGACGATCCCGTGACGCTCCGACATCTCGGCACCCACACTGCTGGATTCGAGTCCTTGCTCGACCCTGATATCGTCGCCGATCCAGCGGCTGTCGATTCGCTGGAGAGCGTCCTCGTCGACCAGCAACCCGAGCGCATCCGTCCGCCCGGTGAACTCGTCGGGTACTCGAACTACGGTGCTGGGCTCGCAGGCCACATCGTCGCCCGGGCTCACGACACGACGTTCGAGGACTACGTTCAGTCCGAAATCTTCGAGCCGCTGGAGATGACCCACAGCACGTTCGCCCAGCCCGTTCCGTCCGATCAGCCGGGCACTCTCGCTGCCCCGCACATCCGTGACGGCGAGTCGTTCCTGCCAGCCGACGACGTATACATCAATATGCGCGCTGCAGGGTCGCTGAGCGCGACGGCGACAGACATGGCCGCGTTCATGCAGGCACACCTCAGTGATGGTGCATTCGGAGACGGTCAGATCCTCGATGCAGAAACCGTCGATACCATGCACAGTCGCCACCACGTCCGTCACCCGGCCGTCACGAACTGGCGCTACGGGTTTCACGAGTACGGCGACTCGAACGCCAACCTCGTCGGTCACTCCGGTGCGACGGTCAATTTCACGAGCTACCTGCTGCTCGCGCCAGACCACGACATCGGGATCTTCGTCGCCTACAACAGCAAGCCGAGTGAGTTACGGGGCCACGAGGAGAAAGCCCCGACCTTCAGGGCGGGGATGAATCCGACAACTCCTACGCAATCCACCGTTCGATTGCTCGGCTGGATATTCCACGCTCCAATCCATACTCTCAAGTAA
- a CDS encoding RNA-guided endonuclease TnpB family protein, whose translation MAKQVVTRTYTASIRNQQRVSDDLDSLGFAASKLWNVGRWVCDRVWSEIGHIPSHNELTTYLKSHERYDDLHSQSSQRVLQELAEAFNGWYGKRRNGDTRANPPKYRKHGDDHPRSTVTFKAAGFKLDTNYERVRLSKGSNLKAYWSDFILCEYQTRPDVDLSTVETVQQVRAVWTGDEWELHFVCKVEIEVSEAPGEKTVGVDLGINNFAALAYEDGHSELYPLNCLKQDDYYFSKRLAQCDDSNSEQATRLNQKNSARRTHYFHTLSKHIVQRCVDEGVGTIVVGDLSGIREDEENSESKNWGNHGNLDLHSWAFDRFTSMLAYKAEMDGITVKQVSERDTSKSCSCCGRKRKANRVERGLYVCDECETVANADVNGAENIRQKVSPNPHGEDRSNGWLAQPSTFLFDKETGAFAPQEQITS comes from the coding sequence ATGGCGAAGCAGGTCGTTACCCGCACCTACACTGCTTCCATTAGGAACCAGCAGCGGGTGTCTGACGACCTTGATTCGCTCGGGTTCGCAGCCTCGAAACTCTGGAACGTCGGACGGTGGGTCTGCGACCGAGTGTGGTCTGAAATCGGCCACATTCCCAGTCACAACGAACTCACCACCTACCTGAAGTCGCACGAACGCTACGATGACCTGCATTCTCAGTCAAGTCAGCGAGTCCTTCAAGAACTCGCTGAAGCGTTCAACGGCTGGTACGGCAAACGACGCAACGGAGACACGAGAGCCAACCCGCCGAAGTACCGCAAACACGGCGACGACCACCCCCGAAGCACGGTCACGTTCAAAGCCGCTGGCTTCAAACTCGACACCAACTACGAGCGAGTCCGCCTCAGCAAAGGCTCGAACCTCAAAGCATACTGGTCGGATTTCATCCTCTGCGAATACCAGACTCGTCCCGACGTTGACCTCTCCACCGTCGAGACCGTGCAACAGGTTCGGGCTGTCTGGACCGGCGACGAGTGGGAACTCCACTTCGTCTGCAAAGTCGAGATCGAGGTTTCTGAAGCACCCGGTGAGAAGACCGTGGGTGTTGACCTCGGCATCAACAACTTCGCCGCACTCGCCTACGAAGACGGTCACAGCGAACTGTACCCGCTCAACTGCTTGAAGCAGGACGACTACTACTTCAGCAAGCGACTCGCCCAATGTGACGATTCTAACTCCGAGCAAGCTACGCGGTTGAACCAGAAGAACTCGGCTCGTCGCACTCACTACTTCCACACGCTCTCGAAACACATCGTTCAGCGATGTGTGGACGAAGGTGTTGGTACGATCGTGGTTGGCGACCTCTCCGGCATCCGCGAGGACGAGGAGAACAGCGAGTCGAAGAACTGGGGGAATCACGGCAATCTCGACCTGCATTCGTGGGCGTTCGACCGCTTCACTTCGATGCTTGCGTACAAAGCCGAGATGGACGGCATCACGGTCAAGCAAGTGTCTGAGCGGGATACGTCGAAGTCGTGTTCGTGTTGTGGTCGGAAGCGGAAGGCGAACCGCGTGGAGCGTGGGTTGTACGTCTGTGATGAGTGTGAGACGGTGGCGAACGCGGATGTGAACGGTGCTGAGAACATCCGGCAGAAAGTATCTCCGAATCCTCACGGAGAGGATAGGAGTAACGGCTGGTTGGCACAGCCATCGACGTTCTTGTTTGACAAGGAAACTGGTGCGTTCGCACCTCAAGAACAGATCACGTCGTAA
- a CDS encoding helix-turn-helix domain-containing protein, with translation MRYLQLQIRVPPEERHPMHQFLVEHDSIRRAALRHWNFSNPEYVTTLLHVVGNPEDGRQAYLAALETVDSIREYDVTPVDDRSFYVYVREDAHGFASRLRALLADTELLVVPPIEYDSDGAMLFEVAGDQEALQGLVAGLPNHLSVVVNRLGEYDARRESQATALTDRQQEVLDVARERGYYEIPRQASVRDIAEEVGCSKSTAANHLRKAEARLVALYSDRSPIR, from the coding sequence ATGCGGTATCTCCAGCTACAGATTCGGGTTCCGCCCGAGGAACGGCATCCGATGCACCAGTTTCTCGTCGAACACGACTCGATCCGACGGGCGGCCCTTCGACACTGGAACTTCTCGAATCCCGAGTACGTCACGACCTTGCTCCACGTCGTCGGCAATCCCGAGGACGGGCGTCAGGCGTACCTCGCGGCGCTTGAAACGGTCGACTCGATCCGAGAGTACGATGTAACGCCGGTTGACGATCGCAGCTTCTACGTCTACGTTCGCGAGGACGCGCATGGATTCGCCAGTCGCCTTCGCGCGCTGCTCGCCGATACCGAATTGCTCGTCGTCCCACCGATCGAATATGACAGCGACGGCGCGATGCTCTTCGAAGTCGCCGGTGATCAAGAGGCTCTCCAAGGTCTGGTTGCCGGGCTGCCCAATCACCTCTCCGTTGTAGTCAACCGCCTCGGTGAATACGACGCACGCAGGGAATCCCAGGCTACGGCACTCACCGACCGGCAACAGGAGGTACTCGATGTCGCACGGGAACGTGGCTACTACGAGATTCCTCGCCAAGCGAGTGTTCGCGACATTGCTGAGGAAGTTGGCTGTTCGAAAAGCACCGCTGCGAACCATCTTCGAAAAGCAGAGGCGAGACTCGTGGCGCTCTACAGCGACCGTTCTCCGATACGCTGA
- a CDS encoding VOC family protein gives MLTDTPGIHHVTSMVGDPQANLDFYADVLGLRLVKRTVNHEDVLRYHLYYGNATGDLGTIYTCFPYPNEPPGRRGRPGIDAAAFAVPLGSLDFWADRLATHGVDAERRERLGESLLRFEDPAGTRLELVAADAPVASWQAGPVPTEHGIRGLHGVTTHPVDPYQTASILETLGLEQVAESDDRVRYRAPGDHATVVDLLDREGEFGREGVGAIHHVALRVADDELREWHDLFRDRDVRVSRIRDRHYYRAIYVREPGGVLIELATESPGLTVDEDAADLGGSLVLPPWAEEDRSMIEEQLPPIEVPHRDG, from the coding sequence ATGCTCACCGACACGCCGGGGATCCACCACGTCACGTCGATGGTCGGGGACCCGCAGGCGAATCTCGATTTCTACGCCGACGTGCTGGGACTGCGCCTCGTCAAGCGCACCGTCAACCACGAGGACGTGCTGCGCTACCACCTCTACTACGGCAACGCCACCGGCGACCTCGGGACGATCTACACCTGCTTTCCCTACCCCAACGAGCCGCCGGGACGGCGCGGGCGACCGGGAATCGACGCCGCCGCCTTCGCCGTTCCGCTGGGGTCACTCGACTTCTGGGCGGACCGCCTCGCCACGCACGGCGTCGACGCCGAGCGCCGCGAGCGCCTCGGCGAGTCCCTGCTCCGGTTCGAGGATCCCGCGGGGACGCGCCTCGAACTCGTGGCCGCCGACGCGCCGGTCGCCTCCTGGCAGGCGGGCCCCGTCCCAACCGAGCACGGGATCAGGGGCCTCCACGGCGTCACGACCCATCCCGTCGATCCCTACCAGACCGCGAGCATCCTCGAAACGCTCGGCCTCGAACAGGTCGCCGAGAGTGACGATCGGGTCCGCTACCGCGCACCCGGCGACCACGCGACCGTCGTCGACCTGCTGGACCGCGAGGGCGAGTTCGGCCGCGAGGGTGTCGGGGCGATCCACCACGTCGCCCTGCGCGTCGCCGACGACGAGTTGCGCGAGTGGCACGACCTCTTCCGGGACCGTGACGTTCGCGTCTCGCGCATCCGCGATCGCCACTACTACCGGGCGATCTACGTCCGCGAACCCGGTGGGGTCCTGATTGAGCTCGCGACGGAGTCACCGGGCCTGACCGTCGACGAGGACGCCGCCGACCTCGGCGGGTCGCTCGTCCTGCCACCGTGGGCCGAAGAGGACCGGTCGATGATCGAGGAGCAGTTGCCCCCGATCGAGGTGCCCCACCGCGACGGATGA